The following are encoded in a window of Arsenophonus apicola genomic DNA:
- a CDS encoding recombinase family protein — translation MYIHGYLRASTKEQDALRAKNRMKAFVEEKGFRMASWYTENVSGASLQRPELLRLLDDAASGDIILIEQVDRLSRLDEKGWEKLKRLIQEKDLIVVSLDLPTSHIALTSNVGDEFTFVMLKAINGMMLDMLAAIARKDYLDRRRRQQEGIAKAKAVGKFRGRQADHQLHEKIIELRVNNRQSIRDTARLCGVSERTVIRIVKQKTFS, via the coding sequence ATGTACATTCATGGTTATCTCCGCGCATCAACAAAAGAACAGGACGCTCTCCGAGCTAAAAATAGGATGAAAGCTTTCGTTGAAGAAAAAGGGTTTCGCATGGCCAGTTGGTACACTGAAAATGTATCTGGGGCCTCACTCCAACGACCAGAACTTTTACGTTTGCTTGATGATGCAGCATCTGGTGACATTATTCTCATTGAACAGGTTGATCGTCTTTCACGCCTAGATGAAAAGGGTTGGGAAAAATTAAAACGTCTTATCCAGGAAAAAGACCTTATTGTTGTTAGTTTGGATCTTCCAACAAGCCATATAGCTCTGACGTCAAATGTTGGCGATGAGTTTACCTTTGTTATGCTTAAAGCTATTAACGGGATGATGTTAGACATGCTGGCTGCTATCGCTAGAAAAGATTATCTGGATCGTCGCCGCCGACAACAGGAAGGTATAGCAAAAGCTAAGGCGGTAGGTAAATTCAGGGGGCGTCAGGCTGACCATCAATTGCATGAAAAAATCATTGAACTTCGAGTAAATAATAGGCAGAGCATCCGAGATACTGCGAGGTTATGTGGTGTTTCTGAACGAACGGTTATACGCATTGTTAAACAGAAAACATTTTCTTAA
- a CDS encoding DUF2213 domain-containing protein — protein MNGNDNRLPIDIKGAQQLETGYRIPSKIAKVGIQEFEGKELSSHVPNLIPTQRYKVEVLPEDLFDVETIASFEGKPLTFFHAPNNEVTSNNWKDTAIGHVQNVKQDGDYLSADVFLYDAEAIAAIKNYQIKELSCGYKSFIEPTGTTGVDFKKTHIRGDHVAIVDVGRSGHDVKLGDSAVSMKAKLAAVKGQHTLGDEGETPDTLDTLLIQMSDYIQLLTESADEATKEIGEILTGLIGKAQSLNVTASPTSEVKQGDDASEITSVPENTESTDEKSLIETLKKQLEELTEKLKALEEENARLKAEKELAETEAEAKSTFGDVAIGHARTARQIKENVIIAKGLVTQLEARKLGDSAINGKYDYLINRQREQNKPRLNLGDRKPTKSASQRLGGR, from the coding sequence ATGAACGGCAATGACAACCGATTGCCTATTGATATTAAGGGCGCACAGCAATTGGAAACGGGTTATCGCATCCCGAGCAAAATTGCCAAAGTGGGGATACAGGAATTTGAAGGCAAAGAACTCTCCAGTCATGTACCTAATTTGATCCCCACCCAACGCTACAAGGTTGAAGTGTTACCCGAAGACCTTTTTGATGTGGAGACCATCGCCTCGTTTGAGGGAAAACCGCTTACCTTTTTTCACGCCCCCAATAACGAGGTGACCAGCAATAACTGGAAGGATACCGCTATTGGTCACGTACAGAATGTGAAGCAGGATGGCGATTATCTTTCAGCCGATGTTTTCCTTTATGACGCTGAGGCGATAGCTGCCATCAAAAATTATCAAATTAAAGAGCTCAGTTGTGGTTACAAGTCGTTTATCGAACCGACTGGCACCACAGGAGTAGATTTCAAGAAAACCCATATCAGAGGTGACCACGTGGCAATTGTTGACGTGGGACGCTCTGGGCATGATGTCAAACTAGGAGATAGCGCTGTGTCTATGAAAGCAAAACTCGCTGCCGTTAAGGGTCAGCACACGTTAGGGGATGAGGGCGAAACACCCGATACCCTCGATACTCTATTGATTCAGATGAGTGATTACATTCAGTTGCTCACCGAATCCGCCGATGAAGCAACAAAAGAAATCGGCGAGATATTAACGGGACTAATCGGTAAAGCGCAAAGTCTAAATGTGACAGCGTCACCTACCAGTGAGGTCAAGCAAGGCGATGATGCCAGTGAAATCACCTCCGTACCTGAAAATACAGAATCAACAGATGAGAAATCGCTGATTGAGACACTTAAAAAGCAGCTTGAAGAACTGACCGAAAAACTCAAAGCACTGGAGGAAGAAAACGCCCGACTGAAAGCAGAAAAAGAGCTAGCGGAAACGGAAGCCGAAGCCAAGTCAACGTTTGGTGACGTGGCAATTGGACATGCCCGAACCGCACGGCAAATCAAAGAAAACGTGATTATCGCGAAAGGGCTGGTGACGCAGCTAGAAGCGCGGAAGCTCGGCGATTCTGCGATTAACGGCAAGTATGACTATCTCATCAATCGTCAGCGTGAACAGAATAAGCCACGATTAAATCTTGGCGATAGAAAACCCACCAAATCCGCATCACAACGCCTAGGAGGTCGCTAA
- a CDS encoding type II toxin-antitoxin system YafQ family toxin: MRKIERSVTFKRDYKREAKGRHRNNLDKVLISVITSLVIDEPLKTSNRDHDLIGKWSGHRECHIKPDLLLIYRKPDSETLQLVRLGSHSQLFG, encoded by the coding sequence ATGAGGAAAATTGAACGTTCAGTAACATTTAAACGTGACTACAAACGAGAAGCCAAAGGACGGCATCGCAATAACCTTGATAAAGTCCTTATATCCGTTATTACTTCTCTGGTGATTGATGAACCACTCAAAACATCCAATCGTGATCATGATTTAATCGGCAAATGGTCAGGTCATAGAGAATGTCATATAAAACCTGATTTGTTATTAATATATCGAAAACCAGATAGTGAAACTCTTCAACTTGTCAGACTGGGATCACATTCTCAGCTATTTGGGTGA
- a CDS encoding anti-CBASS protein Acb1 family protein, with product MFSSFRKKSPQKLADGGLDNLMREVNAIGSSTTTLPSSFTALGIAGAGYFETDKGLAWLYERVSIVQKYINKTSGDCIKHWRTVRFTGDDETRTEQLNDVFTGEEKRLNIKKHAELALKLASLYGGSLLIALTDEENLEKPLNVNNEQLKGFLVVRQGEYRIRKIATNIFSPCFNKPLLFELKSDEKILVHHSRCCLTVVNQITNSTVRANEKANDGKSDILAFIADLLGYLYVNDEVLGMLREMKSDIFLLKDLNTGITNGRGKEIIDWLQLVLQAKKRHNVLMLDADSQYEQKELSLANVSDIWTKAQDRLAIAMDRPKTILFGDGAAGFSTGQEDLQSYYDTIFEIQESRLRPIINFFDKFICAKHGISETEVAFEFVQIKTENKAESATNLNTVTTALMLLLEHGVIEPQDALNELNRRELVDVKNVPEVTMMANLLSEEDDREFTTQKQINGEGV from the coding sequence ATGTTTTCATCTTTTCGAAAAAAATCACCCCAAAAACTCGCCGATGGCGGATTGGATAACCTGATGCGTGAGGTGAATGCGATAGGGTCGTCCACGACGACATTACCGTCCAGTTTTACTGCACTTGGTATAGCAGGGGCGGGTTATTTTGAAACCGACAAAGGCTTGGCGTGGCTCTATGAGCGTGTGTCAATTGTGCAGAAATATATCAACAAAACGTCAGGAGACTGTATCAAGCATTGGCGCACCGTGCGTTTTACGGGCGATGATGAAACACGAACCGAACAACTGAATGATGTGTTCACGGGCGAAGAAAAGCGCCTTAACATCAAAAAGCACGCAGAACTGGCGTTAAAATTGGCTTCGCTCTACGGTGGCAGCTTGTTAATCGCATTGACCGATGAAGAAAATCTGGAAAAACCGCTCAACGTGAATAACGAACAGTTAAAAGGCTTTTTGGTCGTCCGGCAAGGCGAATACCGCATCCGTAAAATCGCTACCAACATTTTTAGTCCGTGCTTTAACAAACCGTTATTGTTTGAATTAAAAAGCGATGAAAAGATACTTGTTCATCACTCCCGTTGTTGTTTGACAGTCGTTAATCAAATTACCAATAGCACCGTTAGAGCGAATGAAAAAGCCAATGATGGTAAAAGCGATATTTTGGCGTTTATCGCTGATTTGCTTGGTTACCTGTACGTAAATGATGAAGTGCTCGGCATGTTGCGTGAGATGAAGTCCGATATTTTCTTGCTGAAAGATTTGAACACGGGGATCACCAACGGAAGAGGCAAAGAAATTATCGACTGGCTGCAATTGGTATTGCAAGCCAAGAAAAGACACAACGTGTTGATGCTGGATGCAGACAGCCAGTATGAGCAAAAAGAGTTGTCGCTGGCAAATGTTTCAGACATCTGGACAAAAGCGCAAGACCGATTGGCGATTGCGATGGACAGACCGAAAACGATTTTGTTTGGCGATGGGGCAGCCGGATTTTCCACCGGACAGGAAGATTTGCAATCTTACTACGACACCATTTTTGAAATCCAAGAATCCCGTTTGCGCCCGATTATTAACTTCTTTGACAAATTCATTTGTGCCAAGCATGGCATTAGCGAAACGGAAGTCGCCTTTGAATTTGTCCAGATCAAAACGGAAAACAAAGCCGAGTCTGCCACCAATCTGAATACCGTAACCACGGCATTAATGCTATTGCTGGAACACGGCGTGATTGAGCCACAAGACGCGCTCAATGAGTTAAACCGTCGTGAACTGGTTGACGTGAAAAACGTACCGGAAGTGACGATGATGGCAAACCTACTTAGTGAGGAGGATGACCGTGAATTTACCACCCAAAAGCAAATTAACGGGGAGGGAGTGTAA
- a CDS encoding structural cement protein Gp24: protein MASGFTNWDSDKGTLRAGTIYRASSSNDKVWGEENNTTTDLPYGVFVAVNPDGGIKPISAATDVIHGIVVRDIYGDKAPHNKQVNVGHFSHGDCVGVATAKDQTFKRGDKVYVVATGDDVGKVSKTATGNIDLGYWVENVSSGSQCVAITLGFIQKVGE, encoded by the coding sequence ATGGCATCTGGATTCACAAATTGGGATTCCGATAAAGGAACCTTGCGCGCGGGCACAATCTATCGCGCATCAAGCTCCAATGACAAAGTGTGGGGCGAAGAAAACAACACCACGACTGACCTTCCCTACGGGGTATTTGTGGCGGTGAACCCTGACGGCGGTATTAAGCCGATTTCGGCGGCAACTGATGTCATTCACGGCATTGTTGTACGGGATATTTACGGCGACAAAGCACCCCACAATAAGCAAGTCAATGTCGGGCATTTTTCCCACGGGGATTGCGTGGGTGTGGCCACCGCAAAAGACCAAACCTTCAAACGAGGCGATAAAGTTTATGTGGTCGCCACAGGTGATGATGTTGGCAAGGTATCGAAAACCGCAACAGGCAATATCGATTTAGGGTATTGGGTGGAAAATGTCAGCTCAGGCAGTCAATGCGTAGCAATCACGCTTGGCTTTATTCAAAAGGTAGGAGAATAA
- a CDS encoding major capsid family protein, translating into MAIEEAYFETVLQEALTERDTQLQEKQLPEINIGEAIPINEGLDFADEYVEYGITEVLGSVKDGIIGNKTNSLVTIDSTIEMYKAPVCQWAKAVVWTQQELEKINKININLQSKKQDDLYANALSTLQYAGYLGHQHLKGQEGLLTGSKVQVMNDESGKSLKDMIANEFIKLVLDTYNKAWANSDYRVQPTHIAMDAADFMLAMQKFDSQSPIVGTDLLPVSAMDRIMAALRKASGNDSFTITFVKVPAGYAREITKGKTRLAIYTYDEEYVEMKVHMPELLAVRQRDLLTYECGYRSAFGGAMWKQPLSAVYADYKTAPKS; encoded by the coding sequence ATGGCAATTGAAGAAGCCTATTTTGAAACGGTGTTGCAAGAAGCATTAACCGAACGTGACACGCAGCTACAGGAAAAACAGTTACCTGAAATCAATATCGGGGAGGCAATCCCAATCAACGAAGGACTGGATTTTGCCGATGAATACGTAGAATACGGTATTACCGAGGTGTTGGGCTCTGTCAAAGACGGCATTATTGGCAACAAAACCAACTCGCTGGTGACGATTGATAGCACCATTGAGATGTACAAAGCGCCTGTTTGCCAGTGGGCAAAAGCCGTTGTATGGACACAACAGGAGCTTGAAAAAATCAACAAAATCAATATTAATCTGCAAAGTAAAAAACAGGATGATTTGTACGCCAATGCCCTGTCAACACTGCAATATGCAGGTTACCTCGGACATCAACATTTGAAAGGACAGGAAGGATTGTTGACAGGCAGCAAAGTTCAGGTGATGAATGATGAATCCGGCAAATCACTGAAAGACATGATCGCCAATGAGTTTATCAAGCTGGTGCTGGATACTTACAACAAGGCGTGGGCAAACTCAGATTATCGGGTTCAACCAACGCACATAGCAATGGATGCCGCTGATTTCATGCTGGCAATGCAGAAGTTTGATAGCCAAAGCCCCATTGTTGGGACTGATTTACTGCCTGTTTCTGCGATGGACAGGATCATGGCTGCGTTGAGGAAGGCATCGGGTAATGACAGCTTTACGATTACCTTTGTGAAAGTTCCGGCAGGATATGCCAGAGAAATAACCAAAGGCAAAACCCGCTTGGCAATTTACACCTACGACGAAGAGTATGTCGAAATGAAAGTGCATATGCCGGAGTTGTTAGCCGTTCGCCAGCGGGATTTGCTGACCTATGAGTGTGGTTATCGTTCTGCTTTTGGTGGTGCGATGTGGAAACAACCGCTATCTGCCGTTTACGCCGATTATAAAACTGCCCCAAAGTCATAG
- a CDS encoding type II toxin-antitoxin system RelB/DinJ family antitoxin — MRHSETYVRARIDENTKQRATAALEAMGLSVSDAIRLLMLRVADEQRLPFDVKVPNSTTKKAIAELDEGKGKRFDCVTALMADLHEEN, encoded by the coding sequence ATGCGCCATTCTGAAACTTATGTCCGTGCCCGTATTGATGAGAACACCAAACAGCGCGCTACCGCCGCACTTGAAGCGATGGGGCTTTCTGTTTCTGATGCCATCAGGTTATTGATGCTCCGAGTAGCGGACGAACAAAGGTTGCCATTTGATGTCAAAGTACCGAACTCAACAACCAAAAAGGCAATAGCCGAATTAGATGAAGGAAAGGGAAAACGGTTTGACTGTGTAACAGCGTTAATGGCGGATTTACATGAGGAAAATTGA
- a CDS encoding phage head morphogenesis protein — MNLPPKSKLTGRECKPINPSKRAEVYYASSVKHLISLFKLVVKQEISRENQQRNFGDASPNSIQKRFQTFNRIVDRFLTIDISAFATRVARNFANITNADNKKRLSREFESVIAINPAAVLDSKQTQDFFNGMIGENVQLIKGLHTESLSHVQKIVQSMIGGGKTLREAGKEITAALNIQQNRGMRIAIDQSRKAMGDLTNLRMQKLGIKLYRWSAVMDKRKNGGTRPSHAAMNNRICRFDDPSVYFNDKTKQWEKRKRIGGVELHPSQDFNCRCVSKVILQSIEGLNDERQ, encoded by the coding sequence GTGAATTTACCACCCAAAAGCAAATTAACGGGGAGGGAGTGTAAGCCGATTAATCCGAGTAAGCGCGCAGAAGTTTATTATGCTTCCTCGGTTAAACATCTTATTTCACTTTTTAAGCTCGTGGTTAAGCAAGAAATTAGCAGGGAAAATCAGCAAAGAAACTTTGGCGATGCCAGCCCCAATTCTATCCAAAAACGCTTCCAAACCTTTAACCGCATTGTTGACCGTTTTTTAACGATTGACATCAGCGCATTTGCAACACGGGTCGCGCGTAATTTTGCCAACATTACTAATGCGGATAACAAAAAACGGTTAAGCCGTGAATTTGAGTCTGTGATTGCAATTAACCCCGCAGCGGTGTTGGACAGCAAACAAACGCAGGATTTCTTTAACGGCATGATTGGCGAAAACGTCCAGTTGATTAAGGGATTGCATACCGAATCATTAAGCCATGTGCAAAAAATTGTGCAATCGATGATAGGGGGTGGCAAAACGTTGCGCGAGGCAGGAAAGGAGATAACGGCAGCGTTGAATATTCAGCAAAACCGAGGGATGCGAATTGCGATTGACCAAAGCCGGAAAGCGATGGGTGATTTAACCAATCTTCGAATGCAAAAGCTAGGGATTAAGTTGTATCGCTGGTCAGCGGTGATGGATAAAAGAAAAAACGGCGGAACCCGTCCCTCTCATGCAGCGATGAATAATCGCATTTGCCGATTTGATGACCCAAGCGTGTATTTCAACGATAAAACCAAGCAGTGGGAAAAACGAAAACGGATTGGGGGCGTGGAGCTTCACCCTTCGCAAGATTTTAATTGTCGCTGTGTCAGCAAAGTAATTTTACAAAGCATAGAAGGATTGAACGATGAACGGCAATGA